The stretch of DNA ATTACGAAAGGGCGGAAGTTTATTATAAAAAGGCTATAAAGTTAAAGGAGGATCCGGACGTTATGAACAACCTTGCCTACGTGCTCCACAAGCAGGAGAAAAAAGAGGAAGCTCTTTCATACATAAAAAAGGCCCTTGAACTAAAAGATGATCCCTTATATAGGGAAACATTAGAAAGCATACTTAAGGAGTGATGGAATGCTACATACTCGCTGGAGGACAGAGTAAGCGTTTTGGTGAAGACAAGACCCTTTTCAGCATAGGTGGTATGCCGTGCATCCAAAGGATAGTGCAGGAAGCTAAAGAAGTATGCAGTGAAGTTTTTGTGGTTTCAAAGGATACAGAAAAGTATAGATTTTTGAAAGATGTTAAACTTCTAAAAGATATCTCCCAAAAACAGCTACCTTTGATTGGTCTGTACACTGCTTTAAATCACACCAAGGAGGATAGGATAATTGTTCTGAGTGCAGACATGCCACTAATAAAATCTGACTTAATCTTATACCTTTGGAACAAATACGACAAAAACATAACGCTGTACGAAATTGGGGGAAAGATATACACATTTTTTGGAGTTTACCCAAAGGAAATCCTAAAACCCTTGGAGGAATATCTAAAAGCTGGAGGAGTGAAGGCTTTAGATTTTGTGCGTGCGGTTGGATATACTTCAGTTAAAGAAAGCGAGATAGTCCGGTTGGGCGTCTCTACGGATGCTTTTATAAACATGAATACTAAAGAAGACGCAAGGATTATATTAGAAGTCTATGAGAGAATTAAAGCTAAAAATTTTAGGAATGACCTGTGAGCACTGTGTGAGAACAGTAAAGAATGCCCTTTACAGTGTAGAAGGGGTTTCCGAAGTGGAAGTTTCTCTTCAGGATCAGTTTGCTAGAGTTGTTTTGGAAGAGAGCGTATCTTTTGAGACTCTGAAGACTGCCGTAGAAAGCTTTGGATACAAAGTAGTTGATGAGGTTTGAGGATGTGAAAGATAGAATAGAAAATCTACAGTATTTTAGCAAGGGTTGGCGCGGGATAATTTACAGAGGGCGCTTTGAGGAAAAAGAGGTGGCAGTAAAAGTTGCCAGAAGCGTAGAAAAGGAGTATTCCATAAGGAAGGAGGCTGATATACTTGAAAGACTAAAAGGTTACAAACATTTTCCTCAAATCTTACTAAAAGGGGAAGATTTTTTCATGTATGAGTTTATTGAAGGTAAGCCCATTGAAGAGTTAGAGCTGACACCTGAGGAAAAGTTAAAAATATACCTTCAGGTCCTTGATGTGGCTTTTCTTTTAGACAGTTTAGAAATTAACAGGGATGAGTTTGCAAGACTTGACAAAAACCTTCTGATTGGCAAAGATATAACGGTTTATTTACTTGACTTTGAAAGGGGACACATGAACGCTAAGAAAACTCATAACTTTACCCAATTTTTGCAATTCTTAAGGAAAGAAGGTATATTATCCTATCAGCAGGCTGTAGAGTTAGGAAAAGCCTATAGGTCTGACCCAAAGGGCATATACGGACATGTTAAGGATATCCTTGTACGAGCTTTATCACACTCTTCTTGATATTTATGGATATCAAAACTGGTGGCCTGTGGATGAACACTATCACAAAAGCAGAGGGACAGATCCGAGGGATGAGATAATAATAGGCACAATATTAACTCAAGGCACCGCATGGAAAAATGTAGAAAAAGCTTTAGAGAACATTAAGAAAGAAGGAGAACTCTCACTAAGGTTTATAAGAAAAACAAACCACGAAGAGCTTGCTAAACTAATAAAACCTTCTGGTTTTTACAAAGCTAAAGCGGAAAGACTAAAACGGGTGGCTAATTTTTTTAACCCCACTGATGTGGTCAGGAAAGTCAGTAGGGAAGAATTGCTTAAAATTAAAGGTGTAGGTAAAGAATCAGCGGATGCAATTCTTCTTTATGCAGGGGATAAACTAACCTTTGTGGTGGATGCCTATACTATCAGGTTATTTAAAAGACTTTATAACATAGAGGGGGATTACGACAGGCTAAAAGCTCTTATAGAGGATAGTATTCCAAGGGATATAACCATTTACAAAGAGTTTCATGCTTTGATAGACACCCATGCAAAGATGTACTGTAAGAGCACCCCCAGATGTGGGGAGTGCTTTTTGAAAGATTTTTGCATTAGTGCAATCCAATCCTTTTAAGTATTCTATCGCGCCATAACCAGATGAGAACACCCATAACTATAAAGTAGCCGATAGTTACAACTCCCATGACCTTCCTCTTTGACTTTTCTTCTGGGGGAGGTTCAGCCACGGATTTTAAATAAGCCACTATCTTTGCGGTTTCTTCCGGTCTGCCTGTCATAACTGGTGGCATGGTGGTGCCTGGTAGGATTTCTTGAGGCTTGAGAATGAAGTTATAAAGATAGCCCGGTCCTTTAACAAGGTAGCTTGTAGATAGGTCAGGTGGAACCTTACCAAAAGATTCCTTCAGGGTATTTAAATCATTTGCAAACACCGCCTGGTAGATGTCATTCGGTAAAACTTTTCCATACTTTTCTTGAAGGGATTGAAGAATGGGGTTAGCCTGGATTGAACTAGGATAAAGCGAGTCGTACCTTACAGAGTGGCAGGCAGCGCAGTTTTGTATGAAAAGCTCCCTCCCTTCCTTAGCGTATTTTACGTCCATTATTATCTTTTCGTGCTCTTCTGGTATTTCGTACTCTGCATGGGGGGCAAATATGTTGTTAATCCACACTATGTAAAAGAAGACTACCACTAAGACTGTTAAGAGTATAGCCCTTATCATTGCCTATCACCTCCCTTAGCTTTATACCAGCCCCATTCTATAAGGGATATTATCGGCAATGCTAAGAAGAAAGACAGAAAGCCTAACGTAAATATTAACCCAAGTAGAGCGTTGGTTGGAGTGGGTGGCATAGTTCCAAGTATAGTAAGAGCCATGGAAGATATTACAAGCACTATGAACATTATAAAGAACAGTGGTCTGTTTCTTGCACTCCTAAGCGGTGAGAAATCCAAGAATGGGAGTATTAACAGAAGCAGAAGGGCTAAGTTGAAGACTACAAATCCCAAGAACTTATCCGGAATTGACCTAAACATAGTGTAGAAGGCCAAAAGATACCATTCGGGCGCTATGTGTGCAGGAGTTTTGAAAGGATCCGCTGGGTCGTAGTTGTCTGCCGGTAGGAAGTGTTTCATGTAGAAGAACACAAAGAAGAAGAAAACTGCTAAGTATCCCATCAAATAGGCACCTTCTTTTAATGTTATGTACGGGTGGAAAGGCACACCTTCTTTTTTCTTGTCTATTTCTCTACCGTCTGGAGATGTTATACCGTGGGCCCTGACTAGGTAGAAGTGAAAGCCTACTAAACTCAGGAGTATTAAGGGAAGTAGCCATATGTGGAGTCCGTAAAACCTTCCTAGGGTTATCTGCCCAAGCTCATAACCACCTTTCATCCATATGGATATGGTTTCTCCTATTTTGAGCTTTCCTATTATGGGAGCACTGTCTATGGAGGTGGGGATTTCAGTGGTTACCACCATACCCCAGTAGGATAGCTGTCCCCAAGGAAGCAAATATCCGGACAAAGCAGTCATCAGAAGGACAAAGTATATAAAGAAGCCCACTATCCAGGTTAGCTCCCTTGGTTTTTTATAGGCGTTGTAGTATATGCCGGTGAATATATGAAGATAGACTACAGCTAAGAAAAAGTTTGCACCTGCTGCATGGACCTGACGCAACAACCACATAAAGGGAACTTCTTTCATTATGGTGTAGTTGACGCTGTCAAAAGCCCTGTGTATGTTTGGCTCATAATACATAGTCAGGAATATACCAGAGATCACCTGAATTAAGAAAGCGATCAACGCCATTACGCCAAAAGCGTAAGGGAAAGTCAAATTCTTAGGCACTTTGTATTCAACCATCTGAGATTGCCAAAGATCTGAAAGCTTGCTTCTGTCGTTAAACCATCTTCCTATTCTTCCAAACATGTTCCTACCTCCTTTGCATTAAGTAAGTTCTTTAACGAAACCTTCTTCTCCTATTACGAGTTTGTTGTTTTCTTTCTTTTGAGGAGGAACAAAAAGTGGTCTTGGTGGTGGCCCTGCTATGTTGTCTCCCCATGGGGAGTAATATCCTCCATGGCAGGGACAGTGGAATATAGGATAGTTAAACTCTCCTTCTCCCTGTGGTTTCCAGAGCGGTACACAGCCAAGGTGGGTGCACACCGCTATTAGGGCATAGGCATTTTGTCCTTGGAGTAGCTGACTATTTCTAGCTTCAGTCACCTTACCGTTCCACTGAAAACCCTCTGGCAGCTTTACCACAAACACGGGCTTTCCTTTCCAAGATACAACTCTGACCTGAAGGTCCTGTATCTGGGATAGGTCTACCTCCACCTTTGCCCCTGCCAAGGAAGCCTGACTGGGAGAAAGAACTTTCACGAGTGGATAAAGCACCCCAACTACCCCTAAGGCACCTAAACCTCCTACTGCTAGACCTAAAAGGTCCCTTCTTGAAGCCTCCATTGCACAGCCTCCTTTAATAAAGTTAAGAAGTAAATTATATATCAATATTCTAATTCAACGTATAAATTATCACTTGATCATCTTAAAATACACTTTAGTGTCTGAAAATTAAAGCTAATTTTGGGTTTATAATAATTTTGATGTTTAGAATCCTGATTACAGATCCGATTTCTGAAAAGGGTATTGAGATACTTAGAAAGGAATCAGATTTTGAGGTGGATTACGAGCCAGACATTTCCTATCAGGAACTTTTGGAAGTTATAAAAGACTACGACTGCATAATCACAAGAAGCAGAACTCCAGTTACCGCAGAACTTTTGGAAAGGGCGGAAAACTTAAAAGTAATTGGTAGAGCTGGTGTAGGTGTGGATAACGTAGATATTGAGGAATCATCAAAAAGGGGCATTTTGGTCATTAATACCCCTGGTGCAAATACCATAGGCGCTACCGAGCTTACAATTGGTCATATGTTAAACGTTATAAGAAACTTTCATGTAGCTCACAACTCTATGCTGGAAGGAAGGTGGGATAGGAAGAAGTTTATGGGTACAGAGTTATACGGAAAAACCTTAGGAATAATAGGTTTGGGGAATATTGGCTCTCAGGTGGCAATTAGATGCAAAGCCTTTGGGATGAGAGTCTTTGCCTACGATCCTTACATTCCAAGGGAAAAAGCAGACAGACTTGGAGTAAAACTCTTTGACGATCTGAAGGAAATGTTAAAGCAGGTGGATGTTCTGACCATACACGCTCCGCTGACCCACGAGACAAAGCATATGATAACAAGAAGAGAATTTGAACTGATGAAGGATGGGGCTATACTGATCAACTGTGCCAGGGGTGGGATAGTAAAGGACGAGGATCTGATATGGGCTTTGGAAACTGGCAAGCTCGGAGGAGTGGGGCTGGACGTTTATTCGGTAGAACCACCACCTTATGAGTTTATAGAAAAGCTCAAAAAGTTTCCCAACGTGTCCCTCTCACCGCACATAGGAGCCAACACTTACGAATCCCAAGAGAACGTGGCGGTTATAATAGCCCAGCAGGTGGTTAAGGCCTTAAGGGGTCAAACGGTAGAGTATGCGGTAAATGCTCCCTTTCCAGACCTTTCCGTGCTTACTCTGATAAAACCCCATCTGGATCTGGCAGAGAGGATGGGTAAATTTTTAGTGCAGTGGGCTGAGGAAGGAATAAGGGAGGTGCATATAGAAGTTAGAGGGGATATAGCGGAGCATTTCCATCCTATAGCTTCTGCGGTTTTGATGGGAATACTCAAAGAAGTGGTAGATTTTCCCATAAATATAATAAATGCATCTTATGTAGCCAAGGATAGAGGTTTAAAGGTTGAGGAGCTAACATCTACAGAAACTGTAGATTTTAAGCACTACATAAAAGTAGTTGCAAAATCAGATGGATACGAAAAGGTAGTGGTTGGTACTGTGTTGGAGGGGAACATTCCGCGTATTGTGCAAATAGACAAATACAGGGTGGATGTGGAACCAGAGGGCATAATGCTTCTGTTTGAAAACAAGGACGTGCCCGGAGTGATAGGAAAGATAGGGACTCTGCTAGGAAAGGCAAATGTAAATATTGCCGGATTTAGGCTTGGAAGGGAAAAGAAAGGTGGCATAGCCCTTGGAATACTAAACTTGGACGATGAAGTGCCTGAAGAGGTAATAGAGGAGATAAGAAAACTCCCAGAGATTCTGCTTGTGAAACAAGTAAAGGTATAAGGTTTTTGTTTTCTTGGCGGAGAATTGGGGAAGGGGTAGATGTTTTAAAGACTTGACAATAACACACTAAATATTATTATTAATCCTACTATCAATTTGGAGGACAGAGATGTTTAGTGAGAACATTCTTTCCGCAAAGTCTTTGGAATACCTAAACAGAGCAAAGGAACTGGCAAGATCCCAGCAGGATACTAAGGTAGATACGGATCACCTTCTTATGGTTATGCTGGCGGACGAAAAGTCAGCTCTTAGAAAGTATCTTGAGAGGAGGGGAATAGAGCCTAAGGAGTTCTTAAAGAGGGTAGGGGAGTATTTAAACAGAGTTAAAGGGCAGGTTCAGAAGGTAGCGGAGCAAGAAGCTAAGCATCTAATAGACCTAAGAAGCAAGATAATGCAAATAAAGTCTGACATAGGACAGGTTCAGATAGAGCTGGAAAAGATAAGAAGAGCAAAGGAAGATGTTAAAAGGGAAATAGATAGAGCAAGAAGATATGGGGATTACTGGAGCGTTAGGGAGTTGGAGGTTGAATATGCAAGGCTTGAGAGGATAGAATCCCAGTACAGGGCTCAGTTAGATAGCGTGGAGAGAAGTTTGGTGGGGGTTTTTAAGCAAGAAGACGTAAGGGCTTTCTTAGAAAACAAGCTTTCTATAGATGGATTGGTTAAAAAGGCTTTGGAACAATCTCCTGTCTTGGAACAGCTAAAGGAGATCGGTTTATCTCCTGAAAGGTTCAAGGATCTTGTTTATCAGAGAGTTTTTGGAATAGCACCTGCTTTTGATTACTCTCAAAACTTGGTTAAAGTGATGGAAAGGGCTCAAGACTTGGCTGTGAGAGAAGGAAAAGCACAGGTGGAACCTTATCACATAGCTACAGCCTTGCTTGAGGTGGAAGAATCCATAGGTAGTAAATTATTAAAAGAAAGCTTAGGAGGTGAAAGGATGAAAGATGTAAGCCAAGAGCTAAAGGAAGAGGAAAGGTCTCCTCTGGAGAGGTTTGGCACAAATCTAACCCAGCTTGCAAAGGAAGGCAAACTGGATCCAGTTATAGGCAGAGAAAGGGAGATAAATCAGGTAATAGAGGTGCTTCTTAGGAAGTCTAAGAATAATCCTGTCTTAGTTGGTGATCCAGGCGTTGGTAAAACCGCCATAGTGGAGGGGTTGGCTCAAAGGATAGCAAACAAGGAGGTTCCCATCGAATTACAAGATAAAGAGGTTATAAGCATAGACATGGGCTCTTTGGTGGCAGGCTCCAAATACAGAGGTGAGTTTGAGGAGAGACTAAAAAGTCTTTTGGAGGAAGTAAAGCAAAAGTCTAACGTAATACTGTTCATAGACGAAATTCACACGGTGGTTGGGGCAGGGAAAGCTGAAGGCTCCTTGGATGCGGGGAACATGCTAAAGCCTGCCCTGGCAAGGGGAGAGATAAGGCTTATTGGTGCTACCACGGTAGATGAATACAGGAAGTACATAGAGAAAGACCCAGCTTTGGAAAGAAGATTTCAACCTATATACGTAGATGAGCCAACCGAAGAAGAAACCATAGAGATACTAAAAGGTCTGCGCCAAAGACTTGAGAATCACCACAAAGTGAAAATATCCGATGAAGCTATAGAGAGTGCAGTAAAACTCACCAAAAGGTTCGTCACGTTCAGAAAGCTTCCAGACAAAGCTATAGACGCCCTGGATCAAGCCTGTGCAAGGAAAAAGCTCTCGGTAGTCTCCGTTCCACCAGAGATCCAAGAGCTGGAAAGAAAAATAAAAGCTCTGGACGAAGAAATACAAAAGGCTTTCTTAGAAGGAAGTTACGAAAAGGAAGCTCAGCTGAAAATAAGGAAGATACAGTTAGAAAAGGAAAAGCAAGATCTTCTTTCCAAATTGGGAAGTATAGATCTTAAGATACAGGAAATCAAAAAGAGGATGGAAGAGCTAGACAGCGAAATCATCAAAGCTTCCGAAAGGGGAGACTATGAGAGGGAGGCAAACCTAAAGATAGAGAAGATAAAGCTTGAGAAGGAGCTGAAAGAGCTTGAAAGTGCCAAAAGCCAGCAATTGGTGGTAAGCTCCGAAGACGTTGCTCAGGTGGTTTCTGAATGGACTGGCATCCCCCTTTCTAAGCTAAAGGAAGAGGAAATGGAAAGGCTGTTAAAACTTGAAGAGGAGCTTCACAAAAGGGTTATAGACCAGGAACATGCGGTTAACGCGGTAGCTCAGGCAATAAGAAGAGCAAGGGCGGGACTGAAGGATCCAAAAAGGCCCATAGCCAGCTTTCTATTCTTGGGTCCTACTGGAGTAGGAAAGACCGAACTTTCAAAAGCACTGGCAGAGCTTCTCTTTGGAGAAGAGGATGCTCTCATTAGGCTTGACATGTCAGAGTTCAAAGAAGAGCACAGCGTAGCAAAGCTAATAGGCGCTCCCCCAGGTTATGTAGGTTACGAAGAAGGCGGAAAACTAACAGAAGCAGTAAGAAGAAAACCTTATTCTGTGCTTCTTTTAGACGAGATAGAAAAAGCCCATCCAAGGGTCTTTGACCTGTTCTTACAGGTGCTGGACGACGGAAGGCTAACAGATTCGCACGGAAGAACGGTAGATTTTAGAAACACAGTAATCATAATGACATCTAACATAGGTTCCCAGTATCTTCTTACTGATAAGATAGAGCAGGAGTTTGAAAAGGCAAAGGAAAAGGTCTTAGAAGAACTAAGATACTACTTCAGACCAGAGTTTCTAAACAGGATAGACGAGGTGATTGTCTTCAAACCTTTGACTATGAAGGAGTTACTTCAGATAATAGACCTGCTTATTGCAAACATCAACAAGCGCCTTGCAGAGAAGAATATAAAGATAGAGCTAACAGAAGAAGCAAAGAAGCATTTGGTTAAGCTTGGATACGAACCTACTTATGGTGCCAGACCTTTAAAGCGAACTCTTCAGAGGTATCTGGAAAATCCTTTAGCGGAGAAGATAATAAAAGGTGAGATAAAAGAAGGAGATTTGGTGCGTGTTAGTTTATTGAACGAAAAATTGGAATTTGAGAGAGTATAATATTTAACCATGCACGATGTGATCATAATCGGTGGTGGAGCGAGTGGTTTGGCGTGTGCTTTAACCTTAGTATCTGCAAGAGGTAGAGATTGGAGCTGGGCTGAAGATAGAAAGTATCTGGTTTTTGACACGGACCAATCGGATTTAAACAAGGCATACCTGAAGAACGTGCCCGGCTTGCCACCTATCTCGGGAAAAGAGCTTTTAAGTATAATGAGAAAACAGATAGAGGATTGGGGTGGTGTGGAGTTTTCTCAGGAGAGGGTAATAAAGATAAACAGGGAAGACGACGGAAACTACAAAGTTGTCACAGAGTCTGGTGCTCAATACAGCTCAACTTACTTAGTTTTGGCTTGTGGATTTAAAGAGTTCAGCATAGAGGGCTTGGGTTTGGAAGTTATAGAAAATCCCAAGTCCCCAAAGCCTGGTAGGGTTATGATAAAGCACAAAGATTATGAGGTTTTACCTAACTTGTTTGTGGTTGGAACTTTGGCTGGGCTTAGCTCTCATTTTGCTTCCTGTGCGGG from Thermocrinis sp. encodes:
- the mobA gene encoding molybdenum cofactor guanylyltransferase MobA, with amino-acid sequence MECYILAGGQSKRFGEDKTLFSIGGMPCIQRIVQEAKEVCSEVFVVSKDTEKYRFLKDVKLLKDISQKQLPLIGLYTALNHTKEDRIIVLSADMPLIKSDLILYLWNKYDKNITLYEIGGKIYTFFGVYPKEILKPLEEYLKAGGVKALDFVRAVGYTSVKESEIVRLGVSTDAFINMNTKEDARIILEVYERIKAKNFRNDL
- a CDS encoding cation transporter, with product MTCEHCVRTVKNALYSVEGVSEVEVSLQDQFARVVLEESVSFETLKTAVESFGYKVVDEV
- a CDS encoding endonuclease III domain-containing protein → MLRISLYELYHTLLDIYGYQNWWPVDEHYHKSRGTDPRDEIIIGTILTQGTAWKNVEKALENIKKEGELSLRFIRKTNHEELAKLIKPSGFYKAKAERLKRVANFFNPTDVVRKVSREELLKIKGVGKESADAILLYAGDKLTFVVDAYTIRLFKRLYNIEGDYDRLKALIEDSIPRDITIYKEFHALIDTHAKMYCKSTPRCGECFLKDFCISAIQSF
- a CDS encoding c-type cytochrome, with the protein product MIRAILLTVLVVVFFYIVWINNIFAPHAEYEIPEEHEKIIMDVKYAKEGRELFIQNCAACHSVRYDSLYPSSIQANPILQSLQEKYGKVLPNDIYQAVFANDLNTLKESFGKVPPDLSTSYLVKGPGYLYNFILKPQEILPGTTMPPVMTGRPEETAKIVAYLKSVAEPPPEEKSKRKVMGVVTIGYFIVMGVLIWLWRDRILKRIGLH
- a CDS encoding cytochrome bc complex cytochrome b subunit, which produces MFGRIGRWFNDRSKLSDLWQSQMVEYKVPKNLTFPYAFGVMALIAFLIQVISGIFLTMYYEPNIHRAFDSVNYTIMKEVPFMWLLRQVHAAGANFFLAVVYLHIFTGIYYNAYKKPRELTWIVGFFIYFVLLMTALSGYLLPWGQLSYWGMVVTTEIPTSIDSAPIIGKLKIGETISIWMKGGYELGQITLGRFYGLHIWLLPLILLSLVGFHFYLVRAHGITSPDGREIDKKKEGVPFHPYITLKEGAYLMGYLAVFFFFVFFYMKHFLPADNYDPADPFKTPAHIAPEWYLLAFYTMFRSIPDKFLGFVVFNLALLLLLILPFLDFSPLRSARNRPLFFIMFIVLVISSMALTILGTMPPTPTNALLGLIFTLGFLSFFLALPIISLIEWGWYKAKGGDRQ
- the petA gene encoding ubiquinol-cytochrome c reductase iron-sulfur subunit, producing the protein MEASRRDLLGLAVGGLGALGVVGVLYPLVKVLSPSQASLAGAKVEVDLSQIQDLQVRVVSWKGKPVFVVKLPEGFQWNGKVTEARNSQLLQGQNAYALIAVCTHLGCVPLWKPQGEGEFNYPIFHCPCHGGYYSPWGDNIAGPPPRPLFVPPQKKENNKLVIGEEGFVKELT
- the serA gene encoding phosphoglycerate dehydrogenase; amino-acid sequence: MFRILITDPISEKGIEILRKESDFEVDYEPDISYQELLEVIKDYDCIITRSRTPVTAELLERAENLKVIGRAGVGVDNVDIEESSKRGILVINTPGANTIGATELTIGHMLNVIRNFHVAHNSMLEGRWDRKKFMGTELYGKTLGIIGLGNIGSQVAIRCKAFGMRVFAYDPYIPREKADRLGVKLFDDLKEMLKQVDVLTIHAPLTHETKHMITRREFELMKDGAILINCARGGIVKDEDLIWALETGKLGGVGLDVYSVEPPPYEFIEKLKKFPNVSLSPHIGANTYESQENVAVIIAQQVVKALRGQTVEYAVNAPFPDLSVLTLIKPHLDLAERMGKFLVQWAEEGIREVHIEVRGDIAEHFHPIASAVLMGILKEVVDFPINIINASYVAKDRGLKVEELTSTETVDFKHYIKVVAKSDGYEKVVVGTVLEGNIPRIVQIDKYRVDVEPEGIMLLFENKDVPGVIGKIGTLLGKANVNIAGFRLGREKKGGIALGILNLDDEVPEEVIEEIRKLPEILLVKQVKV
- a CDS encoding AAA family ATPase is translated as MFSENILSAKSLEYLNRAKELARSQQDTKVDTDHLLMVMLADEKSALRKYLERRGIEPKEFLKRVGEYLNRVKGQVQKVAEQEAKHLIDLRSKIMQIKSDIGQVQIELEKIRRAKEDVKREIDRARRYGDYWSVRELEVEYARLERIESQYRAQLDSVERSLVGVFKQEDVRAFLENKLSIDGLVKKALEQSPVLEQLKEIGLSPERFKDLVYQRVFGIAPAFDYSQNLVKVMERAQDLAVREGKAQVEPYHIATALLEVEESIGSKLLKESLGGERMKDVSQELKEEERSPLERFGTNLTQLAKEGKLDPVIGREREINQVIEVLLRKSKNNPVLVGDPGVGKTAIVEGLAQRIANKEVPIELQDKEVISIDMGSLVAGSKYRGEFEERLKSLLEEVKQKSNVILFIDEIHTVVGAGKAEGSLDAGNMLKPALARGEIRLIGATTVDEYRKYIEKDPALERRFQPIYVDEPTEEETIEILKGLRQRLENHHKVKISDEAIESAVKLTKRFVTFRKLPDKAIDALDQACARKKLSVVSVPPEIQELERKIKALDEEIQKAFLEGSYEKEAQLKIRKIQLEKEKQDLLSKLGSIDLKIQEIKKRMEELDSEIIKASERGDYEREANLKIEKIKLEKELKELESAKSQQLVVSSEDVAQVVSEWTGIPLSKLKEEEMERLLKLEEELHKRVIDQEHAVNAVAQAIRRARAGLKDPKRPIASFLFLGPTGVGKTELSKALAELLFGEEDALIRLDMSEFKEEHSVAKLIGAPPGYVGYEEGGKLTEAVRRKPYSVLLLDEIEKAHPRVFDLFLQVLDDGRLTDSHGRTVDFRNTVIIMTSNIGSQYLLTDKIEQEFEKAKEKVLEELRYYFRPEFLNRIDEVIVFKPLTMKELLQIIDLLIANINKRLAEKNIKIELTEEAKKHLVKLGYEPTYGARPLKRTLQRYLENPLAEKIIKGEIKEGDLVRVSLLNEKLEFERV
- a CDS encoding FAD-dependent oxidoreductase, producing MHDVIIIGGGASGLACALTLVSARGRDWSWAEDRKYLVFDTDQSDLNKAYLKNVPGLPPISGKELLSIMRKQIEDWGGVEFSQERVIKINREDDGNYKVVTESGAQYSSTYLVLACGFKEFSIEGLGLEVIENPKSPKPGRVMIKHKDYEVLPNLFVVGTLAGLSSHFASCAGSGVEVAVEILSRMAGKRIVIHDVPQD